One stretch of Acholeplasma laidlawii PG-8A DNA includes these proteins:
- a CDS encoding V-type ATP synthase subunit A, with amino-acid sequence MTNQGIITKVSGPLIVAKNMGSAQVYDVVRVSDKRLIGEVLELRGDLASIQVYEETAGIGPGEPVFLTNEPLSVELGPGLIGGIFDGIQRPLDSIYQIHGQGIPLGVDIPKLNREKLWQFIPQVEVGDIVEGGDIIGIVHESESVVHKVMVPPNLSGTVKSIKSGEFTVVDTVCELDHDGDILPLKMMQSWPVRIKRPYNKKIAPTQPMVTGQRVIDTLFPIAIGGIAAIPGPFGSGKTVVQHQLAKWADADIIVYIGCGERGNEMTDVLMEFPELKDPRTGQPLMKRTVLIANTSNMPVAAREASIYTGITIAEYFRDMGYKVAIMADSTSRWAEALREMSSRLEEMPGEEGYPAYLGSRIAEFYERAGLVETLGSKARTGAITAIGAVSPPGGDTSEPVSQATLRIVKVFWGLSASLAYRRHFPAIDWLKSYSLYDEQIRDFFNTNVDKNWTHHVSFVSTLLQEEASLQEIVRLVGVDSLGASDRLKLLVAQMIREDYLHQNAFDPIDTYSSLDKQFRLLDMIILFNDLAVHAIEHEMSFKDIERLAVKEQIGRFKYVEEKDMLNTYEEVVKEMHQQFSGLRKE; translated from the coding sequence ATGACAAATCAAGGTATTATAACTAAAGTATCAGGTCCATTAATTGTTGCTAAAAACATGGGTTCAGCTCAAGTTTATGATGTTGTTAGAGTTTCTGACAAAAGATTAATTGGTGAAGTCTTAGAATTACGTGGTGATCTAGCATCGATTCAAGTTTATGAAGAAACTGCTGGTATTGGACCAGGTGAACCTGTATTTTTAACAAATGAACCATTAAGTGTTGAACTTGGACCTGGTTTGATCGGTGGTATTTTTGATGGTATTCAAAGACCACTGGATAGTATTTATCAAATCCATGGACAAGGTATTCCACTGGGTGTTGATATCCCTAAATTAAATAGAGAAAAGCTATGGCAATTTATACCACAAGTTGAGGTTGGGGATATTGTAGAAGGTGGCGATATTATTGGTATTGTTCATGAATCGGAATCTGTAGTTCATAAAGTTATGGTTCCACCAAATCTAAGTGGTACTGTAAAGTCAATCAAATCCGGTGAATTTACAGTGGTTGATACTGTATGTGAACTAGATCATGATGGCGACATCTTACCACTTAAGATGATGCAATCATGGCCAGTACGTATTAAAAGACCATATAATAAAAAAATAGCACCAACGCAACCAATGGTTACAGGACAACGTGTTATTGATACGTTATTCCCGATTGCTATCGGTGGTATTGCAGCAATCCCTGGACCTTTTGGTAGTGGAAAAACTGTAGTTCAACACCAATTAGCAAAATGGGCTGATGCAGATATTATTGTGTACATTGGTTGTGGTGAACGTGGAAATGAGATGACTGACGTACTTATGGAGTTCCCTGAATTAAAAGATCCTAGAACAGGGCAGCCACTTATGAAACGTACTGTATTAATCGCAAACACCTCAAACATGCCAGTTGCTGCGAGAGAGGCTAGTATCTATACAGGTATTACAATTGCTGAATACTTTAGAGATATGGGCTATAAAGTAGCTATTATGGCGGACTCTACATCACGTTGGGCTGAAGCCTTACGTGAAATGTCTTCAAGATTAGAAGAAATGCCAGGTGAAGAAGGTTATCCTGCTTATTTAGGTTCAAGAATTGCAGAATTCTATGAACGTGCAGGTTTAGTTGAAACACTTGGTTCAAAGGCAAGAACTGGTGCAATTACCGCTATTGGAGCTGTTTCCCCTCCAGGTGGGGATACATCAGAACCAGTATCACAAGCAACTCTAAGAATTGTTAAAGTGTTTTGGGGCTTATCTGCATCACTTGCATATAGACGTCACTTCCCTGCAATTGATTGGTTAAAATCTTATTCATTATACGATGAACAGATTAGAGACTTCTTTAACACAAATGTAGATAAAAATTGGACACACCATGTAAGTTTTGTTTCAACGCTTTTACAAGAAGAAGCTTCACTCCAAGAAATTGTAAGACTTGTAGGGGTAGATTCACTAGGTGCATCAGATCGTTTAAAATTATTAGTAGCTCAAATGATTCGTGAAGACTATTTACATCAAAATGCATTTGATCCAATTGATACGTACTCATCATTAGATAAACAATTTAGATTATTAGATATGATTATTTTATTTAACGACTTAGCAGTTCACGCAATTGAACATGAAATGTCTTTTAAAGATATTGAACGCTTAGCTGTGAAAGAACAAATTGGACGCTTT
- a CDS encoding V-type ATP synthase subunit F: MPEIVACSTNESFIILRSVGVTVYVDNDLKNVEEHIAKYASSDSKIIIYDAVSEAYVQTLLEKYEESMYPIFLKLPSGLKHEDTLSELKLLVEKSIGISII; this comes from the coding sequence ATGCCAGAAATAGTTGCATGTAGTACGAATGAGTCATTCATTATTCTACGTAGTGTGGGTGTAACCGTCTATGTTGATAATGACTTGAAGAATGTAGAAGAACATATTGCCAAATATGCATCAAGTGATAGTAAAATTATCATCTATGATGCAGTTAGTGAGGCTTATGTTCAAACTTTATTAGAGAAATATGAAGAGTCTATGTATCCTATATTTTTAAAACTACCAAGTGGTTTAAAACATGAAGATACATTATCCGAATTGAAATTACTTGTTGAAAAATCAATTGGGATTTCAATTATATGA
- a CDS encoding V-type ATPase subunit, which translates to MDISFVSGVMSGSMDHLLSPSHLKSFENISRKDFLSLLKTHQYGRASETNIDSIMLEEELKHRQFLESLMDKDHLIFKVLYLTFDHLFLSNLMKSYHLGLTYNKFTDSLSNFHEERYEDYILNGVSGLLDLEDISFLDHIKSETTQLDAQGISDRVIKILHDRIITSFNKKTDNYIKKYIELETTILNVMLLIRSIKYNKNIEYLEMNILSGGMIDKHILMELFDKSLTEIGQYLSLHFDVTLTDAFKYVGKPNFLDILNDAFNVYRQNLLEDLSFQSLGFATVLHYTILKRDEMRVLKEKYYQIKE; encoded by the coding sequence ATGGATATTTCATTTGTTAGTGGTGTAATGAGTGGATCTATGGATCACTTATTATCACCAAGCCATTTAAAGAGTTTTGAAAATATATCTAGAAAAGATTTTTTAAGTTTGCTTAAAACACACCAATATGGTCGTGCCAGTGAAACGAATATTGACAGCATTATGTTAGAAGAAGAATTAAAACATCGTCAATTCTTAGAATCTTTAATGGATAAAGATCATCTCATCTTTAAAGTGTTATATTTAACATTTGATCATCTGTTTTTATCAAACCTAATGAAATCCTATCACCTAGGATTAACTTATAATAAGTTTACAGATAGTTTAAGTAACTTTCATGAAGAAAGATATGAAGATTATATTTTAAATGGAGTATCTGGTTTACTTGATTTAGAAGACATTTCGTTTTTAGATCACATAAAATCAGAGACAACTCAATTAGATGCACAAGGTATTTCTGATAGAGTGATTAAAATATTACATGATAGAATCATAACTTCATTCAACAAAAAAACAGATAATTATATCAAAAAATATATTGAATTAGAAACGACTATCTTGAATGTGATGTTACTGATAAGAAGCATCAAATACAATAAAAATATAGAATATTTAGAAATGAATATCTTAAGTGGTGGTATGATTGATAAACATATTCTAATGGAATTGTTTGACAAATCACTTACTGAAATAGGACAGTATTTAAGTCTTCACTTTGATGTGACTTTAACTGATGCATTTAAATATGTAGGTAAGCCAAACTTCTTAGATATATTAAATGATGCATTCAATGTTTACAGACAAAATCTTTTAGAAGATTTGAGTTTCCAAAGTTTAGGTTTTGCAACAGTACTTCACTATACAATTTTAAAAAGAGATGAAATGCGTGTATTAAAAGAAAAGTATTATCAAATTAAGGAGTAG
- a CDS encoding V-type H+-transporting ATPase subunit E, translating into MSKLEEKIIQKGQSIIESINLSAKHESEALKHRLIEEAKADLEVQLHKAQQKAKAQVEQAKQEGIRALRDEVAISKQQLIESIFTALKEELKHLNKEDYFNYVVRSIQNQAIDKTEEIQVNKKEYAMYQSILTTKKGDLVEADLLNQKLGKDYQLKLSHTPAQIESGFMLVGKLYDLNFSFENLLESLTKKYEKTIYEALN; encoded by the coding sequence ATGTCAAAATTAGAAGAGAAAATAATACAAAAAGGTCAGTCAATTATTGAATCTATAAATTTAAGTGCTAAGCATGAGTCTGAAGCACTTAAACATAGATTAATTGAGGAAGCAAAAGCTGATTTAGAAGTTCAACTTCATAAAGCACAACAGAAAGCTAAGGCACAAGTTGAACAAGCTAAACAAGAAGGTATACGTGCATTAAGAGATGAAGTCGCTATATCTAAACAACAGCTGATTGAATCCATCTTTACAGCATTAAAAGAAGAATTAAAGCATTTAAACAAAGAAGACTACTTTAATTATGTAGTACGTTCTATTCAAAACCAAGCTATTGATAAAACAGAAGAAATTCAAGTAAATAAGAAAGAATACGCAATGTATCAAAGTATTCTAACAACTAAGAAGGGTGACTTAGTCGAAGCAGATCTATTAAATCAAAAATTAGGTAAAGACTATCAGTTAAAATTAAGCCATACACCAGCACAAATCGAATCAGGATTTATGCTTGTAGGTAAACTATATGACTTAAACTTTTCATTTGAAAATTTACTTGAGAGTCTAACTAAAAAGTATGAAAAAACTATATATGAGGCGTTAAATTAA
- a CDS encoding V-type ATP synthase subunit K, with amino-acid sequence MPFIFMSFDGLTWALMGVALAAGLAGIGSAMGVSIAGRAATGVLSEKPDLFGKVLVLQALSGTQGIYGFLVAVLLLVRMGWLTGSPIALTEMQGQMYFAAALPIALVGLVSAIYQGKMSAASILMTGKRPEISTRGITMTALVETYAILALLVSILMWTQLPA; translated from the coding sequence ATGCCATTCATTTTTATGTCATTTGACGGTTTAACTTGGGCACTCATGGGAGTTGCCTTAGCAGCAGGTTTAGCAGGTATTGGTTCAGCGATGGGGGTTTCTATTGCTGGTAGAGCAGCAACAGGAGTATTAAGTGAAAAACCAGATTTGTTCGGTAAGGTTTTAGTATTACAAGCACTTTCAGGTACACAAGGTATTTATGGATTCTTAGTTGCAGTATTATTATTAGTTAGAATGGGTTGGTTAACAGGTTCACCAATCGCATTAACAGAAATGCAAGGTCAAATGTATTTTGCAGCAGCATTACCAATTGCACTTGTTGGTTTAGTATCAGCTATTTACCAAGGTAAAATGTCAGCTGCATCTATTTTAATGACAGGTAAAAGACCAGAGATCTCAACACGTGGGATTACAATGACAGCCTTAGTAGAAACTTATGCGATCTTAGCATTACTTGTATCCATCTTAATGTGGACACAATTACCTGCTTAA
- a CDS encoding V-type ATP synthase subunit I, whose amino-acid sequence MQKVKLIFLESDKEQILNELQMHALFMPDKKHFKSVTPSEDLIRVSKAIEIIERYLKKSTGNNAIVTKSEFELLDQHSLELAANILDLQNTYYKLQETQKSLKEKYEELLPYKNLSVSQSRIETLRFTQVVLGFIQKEKYDAFKGHMDTLGAYVDILSSDDNYHYVSILIDKDQSDRLEDLLESMDFNIEPNRNYDKTNMEVITDLNSELESIEKEMKETEQFFIDSSKDLGGLKLLHDQLLSKESKLQIELLSTETTVYVEGWVRGDQVEDIKTILNDKNFVFELEARDALSDESVPTALKNNGFVKPYEYITNQFSTPSASEVDPNPSMSFWYWLIFGIMMGDIGYGLVMIVAFGLLLKFGKLRGATKDLVKIFCYSGVTSIGAGILFGSFFGATIFTPLLDPINDPVPMLIISLILGVVHIVHGLILKLINSYRQKDILGGLNDAGSWIFILVGLSLFITATFIPLESLIQNILLYTSYVLMGLGVLIIILLNGREQKSIPGKIVSAIAGLYNSTSYLSDILSYSRILALSLSTAVIAYTMNLLGEMVWGSIPVLGILLGIIIYLIGHVFNFIMGMLSAYVHAGRLQYLEFYGKFFEGGGYLFEPFSLQLKYVYQVNLKENKEINKEN is encoded by the coding sequence ATGCAAAAAGTAAAATTAATTTTTCTAGAAAGTGATAAGGAGCAAATTTTGAATGAACTTCAAATGCATGCCCTTTTTATGCCTGATAAAAAGCATTTTAAATCAGTTACACCTTCAGAAGATTTAATTCGCGTGAGTAAAGCTATTGAAATTATTGAAAGATATTTAAAAAAATCTACGGGTAATAACGCGATTGTTACAAAGTCTGAATTTGAACTCTTAGATCAACATAGCTTAGAACTTGCAGCAAATATATTAGATTTGCAAAATACATATTATAAGTTACAAGAAACTCAAAAGTCCTTAAAAGAAAAATATGAGGAACTTTTACCATATAAAAATTTAAGTGTAAGTCAATCAAGAATTGAAACCTTAAGATTTACACAAGTCGTATTAGGATTTATCCAAAAAGAAAAGTATGATGCATTTAAAGGTCACATGGATACTTTAGGGGCATATGTAGATATTTTAAGTAGTGATGATAATTATCATTATGTTTCTATCTTGATTGATAAAGATCAAAGTGATAGATTAGAAGATTTACTAGAATCCATGGATTTTAATATTGAACCTAATAGAAACTATGATAAGACAAATATGGAAGTGATTACTGACTTAAATTCCGAATTAGAATCCATTGAAAAAGAAATGAAGGAAACAGAACAATTCTTTATCGATTCTAGTAAAGATTTAGGTGGACTAAAACTTTTACATGACCAACTCTTAAGTAAAGAATCAAAATTACAAATTGAACTTTTAAGTACTGAAACAACAGTCTATGTAGAAGGTTGGGTTAGAGGTGATCAAGTAGAAGACATCAAGACAATATTAAATGATAAGAACTTTGTTTTTGAATTAGAAGCACGTGATGCACTTTCAGACGAGTCGGTGCCTACAGCGTTAAAGAATAATGGATTTGTTAAACCTTATGAATATATTACCAACCAATTTTCAACACCATCTGCTTCTGAAGTAGACCCGAACCCATCTATGAGTTTTTGGTACTGGTTAATCTTTGGTATCATGATGGGAGATATTGGTTATGGGCTTGTGATGATTGTTGCATTTGGTTTATTACTCAAATTTGGAAAACTAAGAGGTGCAACAAAAGATTTGGTTAAAATATTTTGTTATTCAGGTGTCACTTCAATAGGTGCAGGTATATTATTTGGATCCTTCTTTGGAGCAACCATCTTCACTCCATTATTAGATCCGATAAATGATCCGGTTCCGATGTTAATCATTTCACTTATTTTGGGTGTTGTGCATATCGTACACGGTTTAATACTGAAACTTATTAACAGTTATCGACAAAAAGATATCTTAGGTGGCCTTAATGATGCAGGTTCATGGATATTTATCCTAGTAGGATTAAGTCTATTTATAACAGCAACGTTTATCCCGCTAGAGAGCTTAATTCAAAATATTTTACTTTACACATCTTATGTACTCATGGGATTAGGTGTACTGATTATCATTTTATTAAATGGTAGAGAACAAAAATCTATACCAGGAAAAATAGTTTCAGCTATTGCTGGACTATATAACTCAACAAGTTACTTATCAGATATCTTAAGTTACTCTAGAATTTTAGCATTATCCCTATCCACTGCAGTTATTGCTTATACAATGAACTTACTAGGTGAAATGGTATGGGGTTCTATTCCTGTATTAGGTATATTATTAGGTATCATAATTTACTTAATAGGGCACGTATTTAACTTTATTATGGGTATGTTATCTGCATATGTACACGCAGGGCGTTTACAATATCTAGAGTTTTACGGAAAATTCTTTGAAGGCGGCGGTTACTTATTTGAACCATTTAGCCTACAATTAAAATATGTTTATCAAGTCAATTTAAAAGAAAATAAAGAAATTAATAAGGAGAATTAA
- a CDS encoding F0F1 ATP synthase subunit epsilon, producing the protein MKLEVIGQQGIKYQETIDYAVILKKEGEFAILDKHVQTLTTVHNEFIKLVQNDLVFYLYVQSGAVVYKDRLLRIFAMSAELARSKEDAVKLVTRIEKEASEKAKKQNVDYSQLEKELREQITKAKAGHI; encoded by the coding sequence ATGAAATTAGAAGTGATTGGACAACAAGGTATAAAATACCAAGAAACAATTGATTATGCTGTGATATTAAAAAAAGAAGGCGAGTTTGCAATTTTAGATAAACACGTTCAAACGCTTACTACAGTACATAATGAATTCATCAAACTCGTCCAAAATGATCTTGTATTCTATTTATATGTTCAAAGTGGTGCAGTTGTTTACAAGGACCGTTTACTAAGAATATTTGCGATGAGTGCAGAACTGGCAAGATCAAAAGAAGATGCCGTTAAACTTGTAACTAGGATTGAAAAAGAGGCAAGTGAAAAAGCTAAAAAACAAAATGTGGATTACTCTCAATTAGAAAAAGAATTAAGAGAACAAATCACTAAAGCTAAAGCTGGTCATATTTAA
- the atpD gene encoding F0F1 ATP synthase subunit beta, with amino-acid sequence MKGKIVAIIGPVVDVSFMDELPNINDALEVRLSETETRTLEVASHLGNHMVRTISLEATDGLARGMEVIGTLSPIKVPVGKKVLGRMLNVLGKPMDGLDEVDTKRYMPIHKLPPDFHDLGGETEILETGIKVIDLIAPYIKGGKIGLFGGAGVGKTVLIQEMIHNVAKNHGGISVFTGVGERVREGHELYHEMKDSGVLDKTALVFGQMNEPPGARLRVALTGLTLAEYFRDGEKQNVLLFIDNIYRYIQAGSEISALLGRMPSAVGYQPTLATEMGKLQERITSTRYGSITSIQAVYVPADDYTDPAPATVFSHLDATTALSRKLTEDGIYPAIDPLGSTSRALTPSVVGQEHYDTAREVQRMLQRYHELLDIIAILGMDELSDDDKLVVHRARRIQNFLSQNMHVAERFTGQTGSFVPIRETIRGFKEILQGKHDDLPEEAFLLVGTIDDAIAKAKKL; translated from the coding sequence ATGAAAGGAAAAATTGTAGCGATCATAGGACCTGTTGTGGATGTTTCTTTTATGGATGAACTTCCGAATATCAACGATGCACTTGAGGTTAGATTAAGTGAAACTGAAACAAGAACACTAGAAGTGGCTTCCCACTTAGGAAATCATATGGTTCGTACAATCTCACTTGAAGCAACCGATGGGTTAGCTCGTGGTATGGAAGTTATCGGTACACTATCTCCAATTAAAGTACCAGTAGGTAAAAAAGTATTAGGGCGCATGTTAAACGTTTTAGGTAAACCAATGGATGGTCTAGATGAAGTAGATACAAAAAGATACATGCCAATCCATAAGTTACCTCCTGATTTCCATGATTTAGGCGGAGAAACTGAAATTTTAGAAACAGGTATCAAAGTCATAGACTTAATTGCCCCATATATTAAAGGTGGTAAAATTGGTTTATTTGGTGGTGCCGGTGTTGGTAAAACCGTATTAATTCAAGAAATGATACATAACGTTGCCAAAAACCATGGTGGTATTTCTGTCTTTACAGGGGTTGGTGAACGTGTCCGTGAAGGTCATGAACTCTATCATGAGATGAAAGACTCTGGTGTTTTAGATAAAACTGCACTGGTCTTTGGTCAAATGAATGAACCACCGGGTGCAAGATTAAGGGTTGCTTTAACAGGACTTACCCTTGCGGAGTATTTTAGAGATGGTGAAAAACAAAACGTCTTGCTATTTATTGATAACATTTATAGATACATTCAAGCAGGTTCTGAAATATCAGCCCTACTTGGAAGAATGCCATCTGCTGTTGGTTATCAACCAACACTAGCAACGGAAATGGGTAAACTTCAAGAACGTATTACATCAACCAGATACGGATCTATTACCTCCATTCAAGCCGTCTATGTACCAGCAGATGACTACACAGACCCTGCTCCAGCAACAGTTTTTTCGCATCTTGATGCGACTACAGCCTTAAGTAGAAAACTAACTGAGGATGGCATATATCCAGCAATTGATCCGCTTGGGTCCACATCTAGAGCACTTACACCTTCTGTTGTAGGCCAAGAACATTATGACACTGCACGTGAAGTACAACGTATGCTACAAAGATATCATGAACTCTTAGATATTATTGCCATCCTAGGTATGGATGAATTAAGTGATGATGACAAATTAGTTGTACACCGTGCAAGACGTATTCAAAACTTCTTAAGTCAAAATATGCACGTCGCTGAAAGATTTACCGGTCAAACTGGTAGTTTCGTCCCAATTAGAGAAACCATTCGGGGATTTAAAGAAATCTTACAAGGTAAACATGATGATTTACCTGAAGAAGCATTCTTACTTGTTGGTACGATTGATGATGCAATTGCTAAGGCTAAAAAACTATGA
- the atpG gene encoding ATP synthase F1 subunit gamma produces the protein MANLQVLKSRIDSIEKTASITKAMYQIASSKLMSAQNAYEQYYKFKNAFDEVLNDVLNVEENTYFLETKQRSDKKLFILISGDRGLVGGYHQQLFKQFLEHIKDMDRANVYVITIGRRAHAFSSKQGLQRINEEVILNHDAIDESILVDYMDHLVDLYTSNHYGEISVFSNKFINSMSQVPENEILLPIKVKAVKKKKAHDPYFYEGSKVNTINDLIMIYIQSRIYGLIVDAKLSEYASRIMAMKNATDNATEALQKLNLKYHQARQHKITNELLDISNSKL, from the coding sequence ATGGCTAATTTGCAAGTCTTAAAATCTAGAATTGATTCTATTGAAAAGACAGCATCCATTACGAAAGCAATGTATCAAATTGCATCTTCTAAATTAATGTCAGCACAAAATGCTTATGAGCAATACTATAAATTTAAAAATGCATTTGATGAAGTCTTAAATGATGTATTAAATGTTGAAGAAAATACTTATTTTCTAGAAACAAAACAAAGATCAGATAAGAAATTATTTATTTTGATTTCAGGAGACCGTGGTTTGGTAGGGGGCTATCATCAACAACTTTTCAAGCAATTTTTAGAACATATTAAAGATATGGATAGAGCAAATGTATATGTTATCACAATTGGTAGACGTGCACACGCTTTTAGTAGTAAACAAGGACTTCAACGAATTAATGAAGAAGTTATTTTAAACCATGATGCGATTGACGAATCTATCTTAGTGGATTATATGGATCATCTTGTTGACCTTTATACATCAAACCACTATGGTGAAATCTCTGTATTTTCAAATAAGTTTATAAATAGTATGTCTCAAGTACCAGAAAATGAGATATTATTACCGATTAAAGTCAAAGCTGTTAAAAAGAAAAAAGCACATGATCCATACTTTTATGAAGGATCTAAAGTAAATACAATTAATGATTTAATAATGATTTATATACAAAGCAGAATTTATGGCTTAATAGTTGATGCTAAGTTAAGTGAATACGCATCTAGAATTATGGCTATGAAAAATGCAACCGATAATGCAACTGAAGCATTGCAAAAACTAAACTTGAAATATCATCAAGCAAGACAACACAAGATTACAAATGAACTCTTAGATATTTCAAATTCTAAACTATAA